TTAATGTCTTACTTTGAGTATAACACTGTATTCGAATTTTGCGAAATTAACGAAAAGAACGAAAAAATTGTGGAATGTAGTCTATCGATAAACTGTTGTGCGCTCTATTTTTAAGCTATTGAATAATAGATTTTTAATAAATTATTTATTGGAGCCCATTAAATATTTTCAGAGGCAGGGGTCGCAGGTTCAATTCCGGTCACTCCGACCATTCAAGAGGGTTTGGGTTATTGATACCCACCCCCTTATTCCTATTCTGTCCTTTTTACTCAAAAGAACTTTTGTATCGTATTGCCGATGAGCAAATCAATCTCACTTTGTTCTTGCTTACCCTCATGAACGGGGCCAACACCAAGACAGCGCAAGGCATCTTTGAACAGCAAGGACGGGTTTTTGATGAGAATCTGCTGCTGCTCTTCTATTTTGTCCAGCGAAGCAAGGATGCTTTTTATGCCCTCCTCCAACGGTTTGAAATGAGTACCAATGGTAGGGTTGGCATTCAGTAACTGGAGAATATTATTGGCAGCCTGCCTCATGTCAGCCGCACTGACATCTGGTCGCAGCAACACCTCGAGATCGTTGTTTAACGGCTCCACCCGTTTTTTATCTGCATCGGCGGTTAGGCCGGCAAGCCATAACCGCTTACCCGCTCTATTTTTATCGAGTTTTTTCTGCTCACTCGCAATAATGGCTTTCACATCCGTTAATTGATGAACAACGCTTAAATCGGCAACGACGGCGCTGTAGTCCTGGAGAAGGGCATTGATGGTGTCAAACCCCTTTTTCTGATAATCGGTCGGGTTAGTTTCATAGAGTTTTTTAAGCAGTTTAATCGTCATTTCTAAAAACTCATCCTGTCGTTTAAGATCCAGAATGGGGTTTCTTTCCACGTCTTCTATTGCCGCCATCAATTGCCCCAGCACGTTTTTTTGCTGCGGGGTATAGGCCCGCGAATACAAATAGGAAGCAAAAAAACCATAAGGTTCGTGCAATTCCCTGGCCAGGTAGTCTTTAAGCGCATTTTTAATGTCATGAAGACGCGTGGAATGAGTCAACTGCGTGCTTTGTGAATGGATGCACATGACATAAATGTGCGTGGTTTTATTCTCAGAATCCACCTCAATATCAACCGGGATCATGGCAATGTCATCGGGCATTCTCGATAAAAATTCCGCCTCATTGGGGTGGGCGGACACATTGGCAATCGCATAAAAGTCAGACAGCTGCTCCGGATTTTGAACATGCAAAACGATGCCCTTATCGGTGGCAAAAACCTTCGCGCTGTTTAACTCCGATGACATGCTTACATTCTTCTTGCAGACAATATCGGCAATATTAATTTCCATCAGCTTATCAGGAGGTAAGGAAGCCAATTCCCCACGGGCATGCAATTCCTTCACTCGTAAAAATTTGGTAATAAAATTTGGCAATCCAAAACTTTGCCCACGGTACAATACGTTCGGTGTTTTATGAACTTCAAATTGTCGTTTCATCAACCCGGCTTTGTGGATAGCCATATTCATTAAAAAGGCTATTTTCTTTTCGTCATCTGTCGTACTTCGTGGATTATTATAACCGGAGACAATGGCATTTAATTTCATGTAGAAGGGGCTTTCAACGGAATACATTCTCAGCAGCACGTCTTCAAAATTGGGCTCCTTACCCTGTTTGGTGAGCTCTTTTTTACACCCCTTGTACAATTCACACAGAGAAATTGTCTCGCCGCCATATTCCATTTCAAAATCGGCCTTGTTAAGGATTTCTTCGATGGCCACGAGAAAATGATCATCCAGCTTCTGAACCACGACGGTCAGATGCCCGCGCCGGGTCATGTTTTCAATTGAATCAATGGGGATGTCGGCGAGAAGCGATTTCTTCCGGGTCGGTTGACTCATGACAAGGACCAGTTTTTCAACGGTTTGCTTAACGGCGAGTTCTTCTGCAGCAAATTGTTGGGGGGGCAAAGTGTATTGGGTGGCAATTAAGGTTTCTAACTCTTGGCGTATAGCATTTTTGGAAGCAGACATCATGGCCCCAGCCACCCAAATGGCAGCAATAAAAAATCAATGTGATCAAATTATAACATAACCGCATCATTGCATTCCCAAATTAACTATTTATTTACTATTCGATTAATTATTTTACGAAGTTAAACGGTCGCCAGTCATGTGCCTGATGGTTCTTCCCTAATGGTTTTTGAATTTCAGTGAGAAACTTTTGTGACAAGATCTACCCGTATAAACCCCCTTTCGCCCTGGTCATCTAATAGACTGTATAAAAAATACCATGAGCATTATAAAAGAGGTTTTACTAAGGGTTAGCCAACAAAATAGAGACTAACAAAGGATTGCGATGGACAAGACCATCCCTAGTCTATAAAGGATGTTCCAGCCGAGCGAACGCACTCTGCCACCCGTAAAAGCGCGGGATGCCACCCATTTTATTGGATAGAACAACCCATGGCAGCGTTTTTCGATGCTTCCTCATTCCATACATGAGACGGCTTAAAGACAGTATTGGCGAGCAGCGGCGATTTAGTGTCTGAAGTGGACGGTTTGGTATTCAGCGGTGAAGGATTGGAAGCATACGATGCGGCAGACGCCATGATACCGCCGTCAATCAAGAAAGGGGCACTCGTCACATAGGATGATTCGTCAGAGGCGAGAAACACCGCCATCTGCGCTACTTCCTCTGCTTTTCCCATTCGCTTCAGGGGGATAGACTGGCTGTATTCGGTTATGCGTTGTTGACGATGCTCGTCATGACCGAATTCCAAATCCCACATGTCCGTTAAAATGGCGGCCGGCACAATTTCATTGCAACGGATTTTGTAGCCCTTTTTTGCACAGTGCAGAGCCAGGGTTTTAGTGAAATTATCGCTGGCCCCTTTGCTGGCGCCATAGGCAATATTGGAAGGAACCCCGACCCGGCCAGAACGTGAGCCAAGATTAATAATCGAGGCATTGTCGCTTTGTTTAAGCAAAGGAAGCATGGCCTTGCACCCTAAAAACAAGCCATCCAGGTTCACCGCAAGCACTGCGTGCCAGTCTTTGAGCGAAATGCTTTCGATGTCTTGCGGGGTTTTACTGCCAGGCGCTGTATCGATGCCGGCATTATTCACCAGAATGTCAAGCGTCTGATAGTGCTTTTCAATGTAAGCATGGGCCTGGTGCCAATCGTCTTCCTGGGTGACGTCAAGGCAGAGGTAGTCTGCAGCGCCAATGGCTTTTGCTTTCTCAAGGCCCTGTTCCCGTGGGAGTCTACCGGTGATAATCACCTGAGCGCCCTCCCTGCAGAACGCTTCTGCGATGGCGAAGCCAATGGATTTGGTCGCGCCGGTCACTAAGGCCGTTTTACCCTGTAATCGTCCCATGATTTATGTGTTTCCTATCCCTGGCACAGCATCAGGCTGCGGCCTTTTGGTTAATTCAGACTAATCAGCGACACATCGCCCATGTAAGGCTTTAAAGCGTCTGGAATGCGGATATTACCGTCTTTGTCCTGGTAATTTTCCATAATGGCAACCAGTGTACGCCCTACGGCAAGACCTGAACCATTGAGTGTATGAACCCATTGAGTTTCCTGAGTCTCAGGATGGCGATAGCGTGCTTTCATGCGGCGCGCCTGAAAAGAGGTCATGTTCGAACAGGATGAAATTTCGCGGTAGGTGTTTTGACTCGGCAACCAGACCTCCAAATCATAAGTTTTGGCGGAACCCGCACCCATATCCCCTGTACACAATGCCATGACGCGATAAGGCAGGCGCAGACGTTGCAGAATGGTTTCGGCATGGCGCGTCAGTGTTTCCAGGGCTTCAAACGAATGCTCCGGCTGGGTTATCCAGACCAGTTCCACTTTCTCAAACTGGTGCTGGCGTATCATCCCCTTGGTGTCCTTGCCATAAGATCCTGCTTCGCTGCGAAAACAGGGCGAGTGGCAAACATGACGCAAAGGCAGGGCTTCATGAGCAATGATGGTATCCCGGACTGTGTTGGTTACCGGAATCTCGGCCGTGGAGGTGAGGTAGTAATTGTCGTCGCCCCTTAATTTAAATAAATCATTTTCAAATTTCGGCAATTGGCCGGTTCCAAGCAAACTGTCGGCATTGACAATATAGGGAACGTAAATTTCTTCGTAGCCATGCTCAAGGGTATGGATATCAAGCATGAACTGAATTAAGGCACGATGCAGTTTGGCAATCTGGTTTTTCATAACAACAAAACGGCTGCCCGTTATTTTAACCGCGAGGGCAAAATCCATTTGCCCCAAAGCTTCACCCAATTCATCATGGGATTTCACGGCAAAATCAAACACGGGGATCTCACCCCAGCGGCGGATTTCCACATTCCCGGTCTCATCCTCACCAACGGGGACGGAGTCGTGCGGCAAGTTAGGCAAGGATAAGGCAATGTGTTCAATCTGCTTGAGAAGGGTTTCCAGTTCCTGTTTTTTTTGTTCCAGTTCCCGGCTTAACTCATTGACTTCGGCACGCATGGCATCAATATTTTCCCCACGTGCGACCGCCGCGCCAATCTCCTTTGAACGCGTGTTGCGCTCGTTCTGCAATGACTGGGTTGCCACCTGCAGGGCTTTGCGCTGCTCTTCCAGTTGCCTGTAAGCCCGGGCATCGAATTTGAAACCGCGTCTCGCCAGTTGTTCAGCCACGGCAAACGCATCGTCACGTAACAGTTGGGGATCTAACATAATTTTTTTCCATTACCTGTTGTCTAGCTCACACCCATTTCCGCAGTCCAGGACAAAATGCGATTGCCTTCCAGCAGCGTGCTGAAATGGTTAAGAATTTCATCGGCTTTTGCCGGCTCTTCCACAAACTCAATCACTATAGGCAGATCGAAATGAATGTCCAGCAATCTTGCTTCACGCATCTTGCCTGAACTGCCAAAACCCTTCACGCCGCGAAACATGGTCGCACCCATGACTTTTTGATCATGAAGGTAATCATAAATCTGCTTAAGATGAGGTGAATCTTCACTTAAATAAAACCGCACGACTTTGACTTGCATCAGACCATCCCTCCTATCCATCGACCGACCAGTATCCCTACAAAGGCCATCCCCAGAGCGCAGACATTATTCAGCGCTATGTTGAGCA
This Legionella sp. MW5194 DNA region includes the following protein-coding sequences:
- a CDS encoding DUF190 domain-containing protein; translation: MQVKVVRFYLSEDSPHLKQIYDYLHDQKVMGATMFRGVKGFGSSGKMREARLLDIHFDLPIVIEFVEEPAKADEILNHFSTLLEGNRILSWTAEMGVS
- a CDS encoding SDR family NAD(P)-dependent oxidoreductase, giving the protein MGRLQGKTALVTGATKSIGFAIAEAFCREGAQVIITGRLPREQGLEKAKAIGAADYLCLDVTQEDDWHQAHAYIEKHYQTLDILVNNAGIDTAPGSKTPQDIESISLKDWHAVLAVNLDGLFLGCKAMLPLLKQSDNASIINLGSRSGRVGVPSNIAYGASKGASDNFTKTLALHCAKKGYKIRCNEIVPAAILTDMWDLEFGHDEHRQQRITEYSQSIPLKRMGKAEEVAQMAVFLASDESSYVTSAPFLIDGGIMASAASYASNPSPLNTKPSTSDTKSPLLANTVFKPSHVWNEEASKNAAMGCSIQ
- the serS gene encoding serine--tRNA ligase; protein product: MLDPQLLRDDAFAVAEQLARRGFKFDARAYRQLEEQRKALQVATQSLQNERNTRSKEIGAAVARGENIDAMRAEVNELSRELEQKKQELETLLKQIEHIALSLPNLPHDSVPVGEDETGNVEIRRWGEIPVFDFAVKSHDELGEALGQMDFALAVKITGSRFVVMKNQIAKLHRALIQFMLDIHTLEHGYEEIYVPYIVNADSLLGTGQLPKFENDLFKLRGDDNYYLTSTAEIPVTNTVRDTIIAHEALPLRHVCHSPCFRSEAGSYGKDTKGMIRQHQFEKVELVWITQPEHSFEALETLTRHAETILQRLRLPYRVMALCTGDMGAGSAKTYDLEVWLPSQNTYREISSCSNMTSFQARRMKARYRHPETQETQWVHTLNGSGLAVGRTLVAIMENYQDKDGNIRIPDALKPYMGDVSLISLN